Proteins co-encoded in one Schaalia radingae genomic window:
- the rpsQ gene encoding 30S ribosomal protein S17: protein MSETTNEAVARNFRKVRRGYVTSDKMDKTVVVELEDRMKHALYGKVMRKRKKVKAHDENNECHVGDLVRIMETRPLSATKRWRVAEIIEKAK from the coding sequence ATGTCCGAGACCACTAATGAGGCTGTCGCACGTAATTTCCGTAAGGTTCGTCGTGGCTACGTGACCAGCGACAAGATGGATAAAACCGTCGTCGTTGAGCTCGAAGACCGCATGAAGCACGCACTTTACGGCAAAGTCATGCGTAAGAGGAAAAAGGTTAAGGCCCACGACGAGAACAACGAGTGCCACGTCGGTGACCTCGTTCGCATCATGGAGACCCGCCCGCTGTCAGCCACCAAGCGCTGGCGCGTCGCGGAGATCATCGAAAAGGCGAAGTAA
- the rplX gene encoding 50S ribosomal protein L24 yields MAAKIRKGDLVEVVRGRTSDEAKLAKRNERREAEGLEPLKPGDKGRQGRVIKVFPKEQKVLVEGVNLKTRHVRQGQSQNSSGGIETVEAPISLSKVALVDPDTKQRVRVGFREDQVERDGRTRTVRVRVTRGRVAAGIEQGKEI; encoded by the coding sequence ATGGCAGCGAAGATTCGTAAAGGCGACCTCGTCGAGGTTGTCCGTGGACGCACGTCAGACGAGGCCAAGCTCGCCAAGCGCAACGAGCGCCGCGAAGCTGAGGGCCTTGAACCCCTCAAGCCAGGTGACAAGGGCCGCCAGGGTCGCGTCATCAAGGTGTTCCCGAAGGAACAGAAGGTCCTGGTCGAGGGTGTCAACCTGAAGACACGTCATGTGCGCCAGGGACAGTCCCAGAACTCAAGTGGCGGCATTGAAACAGTGGAAGCACCGATTTCACTGTCCAAGGTCGCTCTGGTTGATCCCGACACAAAGCAGCGCGTTCGCGTGGGCTTCAGGGAAGACCAGGTTGAGCGTGACGGTCGTACCCGCACCGTGCGTGTTCGCGTGACCCGTGGTCGCGTGGCAGCAGGTATCGAGCAGGGCAAGGAGATCTGA
- the rplN gene encoding 50S ribosomal protein L14, with the protein MIQQESRLKVADNTGAKEILTIRVLGGSGRRYAGIGDTIVATVKDAIPGGNVKKGEVVKAVVVRTRKETRRSDGSYIRFDENAAVILNSNGEPRGTRIFGPVGRELRDRKFMRIISLAPEVL; encoded by the coding sequence ATGATCCAGCAGGAGTCGCGACTGAAAGTCGCTGATAACACAGGTGCAAAGGAGATCCTGACCATCCGTGTTCTCGGCGGTTCGGGTCGACGCTACGCCGGAATTGGCGACACGATTGTCGCCACCGTCAAAGACGCTATCCCAGGCGGCAACGTCAAGAAGGGCGAAGTCGTTAAGGCGGTCGTCGTACGTACGCGTAAGGAAACGCGTCGTTCCGACGGTTCCTACATTCGATTCGATGAAAATGCCGCAGTGATTCTCAACAGCAATGGGGAGCCACGCGGGACGCGTATTTTCGGACCTGTCGGCAGGGAGCTGCGCGACAGGAAGTTCATGCGCATCATTTCACTTGCCCCGGAGGTGCTCTGA
- the rpmC gene encoding 50S ribosomal protein L29, whose protein sequence is MADKGLTTADLDAMDAAQLSKELEKAKAELFNLRFSQAVGSLEDHGRMKVVRRNIARIYTISRERELGFRTAPTTKE, encoded by the coding sequence ATGGCCGACAAAGGTCTGACGACCGCCGACCTGGATGCAATGGACGCAGCACAGCTGTCCAAGGAGCTCGAGAAAGCTAAGGCTGAACTGTTCAACCTGCGCTTTTCCCAAGCCGTCGGTTCTCTCGAGGACCATGGACGCATGAAGGTAGTTCGTCGCAACATTGCCCGGATCTACACCATTAGCCGTGAGCGGGAGCTCGGCTTCCGCACAGCCCCCACTACGAAGGAGTGA
- the rplV gene encoding 50S ribosomal protein L22: MEAKAQARYVRVTPQKARRVVNEVRNKRVLEAADILRFAPQAVATDVQKVLHSAVANSKFKAELAGEAFDEADLLVLEAFVDEGPTMKRFRPRAQGRAGRILKRTSHITIVVGTKDDKQKGDQ, from the coding sequence ATGGAAGCCAAGGCGCAGGCGCGTTACGTTCGCGTCACGCCCCAGAAGGCACGCCGCGTGGTGAACGAAGTTCGCAACAAGCGTGTCCTGGAGGCAGCCGACATTCTGCGGTTCGCTCCGCAGGCCGTCGCAACCGATGTCCAGAAGGTGCTTCACAGCGCTGTCGCCAACTCCAAATTCAAGGCTGAGCTGGCAGGGGAGGCTTTTGACGAAGCCGACCTGCTGGTCCTCGAAGCCTTTGTGGACGAAGGCCCGACTATGAAGCGTTTCCGCCCCCGCGCACAAGGACGCGCCGGACGGATCCTCAAGCGCACCAGCCACATCACCATTGTGGTGGGCACCAAGGACGATAAGCAGAAGGGAGACCAGTAA
- the rplP gene encoding 50S ribosomal protein L16, with protein sequence MLIPRRTKFRKQHRPHRTGVAKGGTELAFGDYGIQALEGAYVTNRQIEAARIAVTRHVKRGGKVWINIFPDRPLTKKPAETRMGSGKGAPEWWVAPVKPGRIMFELGGVSEELAREALSRAQHKLPMKTRFVVREGGEL encoded by the coding sequence ATGCTCATTCCCCGTCGGACCAAGTTCCGCAAGCAGCATCGTCCACACCGCACTGGTGTGGCTAAAGGCGGCACCGAGCTGGCCTTCGGCGACTACGGCATCCAGGCTCTTGAAGGCGCCTATGTCACGAACCGTCAAATCGAGGCAGCTCGTATTGCAGTGACCCGTCACGTGAAGCGTGGCGGCAAGGTGTGGATCAACATCTTCCCTGACCGCCCGCTGACCAAGAAGCCCGCAGAAACCCGTATGGGTTCCGGTAAAGGCGCTCCTGAATGGTGGGTCGCCCCCGTCAAGCCGGGCCGCATTATGTTCGAACTGGGCGGCGTTTCCGAGGAGCTCGCTCGCGAAGCTCTGAGCCGTGCCCAGCACAAACTTCCAATGAAGACCCGATTTGTGGTCCGAGAGGGTGGTGAACTCTGA
- the rpsS gene encoding 30S ribosomal protein S19 produces MPRSLKKGPFVDDHLLKKVDKANETNSKAVIKTWSRRSVITPDFLGLTFAVHDGRKHVPVFVTEAMVGHKLGEFAPTRTFRGHDKDDRKGRRR; encoded by the coding sequence ATGCCGCGTAGTTTGAAGAAGGGCCCCTTCGTCGACGACCACCTGCTCAAGAAAGTCGACAAGGCCAACGAAACCAATTCAAAAGCCGTCATCAAGACATGGTCACGCCGCTCAGTGATCACCCCAGACTTCCTGGGCCTCACATTTGCGGTGCATGACGGCCGCAAGCACGTCCCGGTGTTCGTCACCGAGGCGATGGTGGGTCACAAGCTGGGAGAATTCGCTCCCACTCGTACCTTCCGAGGCCATGACAAGGACGATCGCAAAGGACGTCGGCGCTGA
- the rpsC gene encoding 30S ribosomal protein S3 has translation MGQKVNPTGFRLGITTDHRSRWFSDSTTKGQSYADYVAEDVAIRRALSESLERAGISKVDIERTRDRVRVDLHTARPGIVIGRRGVEADRLRQSLEKLTGKQVQLNILEVRNPDLDAQLVAQGIAEQLAARVSFRRAMRKGIQSAQRAGAKGIRVQVSGRLGGAEMSRSEFYREGRVPLHTLRANIDYGFFEARTTFGRIGVKVWIYKGDMTEREFARQQAEQQNRGGRRGDRRGPRRGGRGGQGRGGRQRNQERASENTQPEKAQTEPQAEQPAADQGTEA, from the coding sequence ATGGGGCAGAAGGTTAACCCAACCGGGTTCCGTCTGGGAATCACCACCGATCACCGGTCCCGCTGGTTCTCCGACTCAACCACCAAAGGCCAGAGCTACGCAGATTACGTAGCCGAAGACGTTGCTATTCGTCGCGCTTTGTCTGAAAGCCTTGAGCGCGCCGGCATTTCGAAAGTTGACATCGAGCGCACCCGCGACCGCGTGCGCGTCGACCTGCATACCGCGCGTCCCGGCATTGTGATCGGACGTCGTGGCGTCGAGGCAGATCGCCTGCGTCAATCTCTCGAGAAGCTGACTGGCAAGCAGGTCCAGCTCAACATCCTCGAGGTTCGCAACCCCGATCTGGACGCACAGCTGGTTGCTCAGGGCATCGCCGAGCAACTCGCAGCACGTGTCTCGTTCCGTCGCGCCATGCGTAAGGGCATCCAGTCCGCACAGCGTGCAGGCGCCAAGGGCATTCGTGTCCAGGTGTCCGGCCGTCTGGGTGGAGCCGAAATGTCTCGCTCCGAGTTCTACCGTGAAGGCCGTGTGCCGTTGCACACCCTGCGCGCGAACATCGACTACGGCTTTTTTGAAGCTCGTACCACCTTTGGTCGCATTGGCGTCAAGGTGTGGATCTACAAGGGCGACATGACCGAGCGCGAATTTGCTCGCCAGCAGGCTGAGCAGCAGAACCGCGGCGGACGCCGCGGTGATCGTCGCGGACCCCGTCGCGGCGGCCGTGGAGGCCAGGGACGCGGTGGACGTCAGCGCAACCAGGAACGCGCAAGCGAAAACACGCAGCCAGAAAAGGCTCAGACTGAGCCCCAGGCCGAACAGCCGGCTGCCGATCAAGGAACGGAGGCCTGA